One Deinococcus ruber DNA window includes the following coding sequences:
- a CDS encoding alpha-mannosidase — MHTALTTEQNLRRLENRIFELRAWRNRAALPFSLDFTWSGGNTTLKEGDAWPARELPVAMRAAVEVPAEWQGQPVVLDLSVGGEALLMIGGVARGGLNPYHSEVWVEAAPAVLEVQIEAVPRGLFGTPNYAPTLERARLLNPDPQVRSLVEDLMAAHDAAAQLCASGRREIADLLVDALSEVVAVLPLPRGDGPAFRTRVWEEPRLRSEFTDRWDEWNFGGEAAPYPDELRTALAEAKLDLEARLDSIRARYPAQGELALTGHAHIDLAWLWPLQETRRKARRTFATVLSLMERYPDFTFNQSSAQTYAFVEQDDPALFERIRERVKEGRWDVVGGMWVEPDGNLISGESWARQLLFGQRYFQSRFGKSARVCWLPDTFGYAANLPQLLQGADIPYFFTTKLTWNETNTFPYDLYRWEALDGTSVVAHSFRNPGQGYNGEVKALDLMQTWKNFGGKRQHNTSLFSFGWGDGGGGPTYEMLERYERVRDFPGLPKLAMTRVADFYDGVKPDTLPVWVGEQYFELHRGTYTTQAKVKELNRAAEHALSDAETAATLAHLLLKREYPRGEFAAAWEQLLRNQFHDILPGSSVKAVYDDAHRELGEARDTGRFQRDRALQQLSDAHGSGERLVIWNLSFDDRPLWLRLPGLGGLNLSAPDGSDVHTETVDGALLVAGAATVPGLGYLCLQVTQGELPEAPTALTSDPLTLENEHLRVVVNPDGSLRSLIHKATGRETLAEAGNQLWLYPDVPREWEGWELDASYPLGGERLYAAAVPERLPGKLEQAIRVRYDTQKSQAVGSEIVQTYVLHQGSQRLDIRTEVQWKGRRLLLRTLTPLMVRAASASFETAFGTVQRSTHTNTSWDAAQFEVPGHRFADLSEADFGMSLLTQSKYGYSAKGNVLGLSLLRGPLMPDPTADEGEHAFTYALYPHAGDWRNGTLREAHDLNAPLRAYHSTAAGNGEASARLLSAGHAALRLSVLKLSEDDDAAAILRVYDAHGTRGTVNPQGLGAGKWTPVNLLEQDAPGSDLSFTPYRVVSLKRRLEGSSD, encoded by the coding sequence ATGCACACGGCCCTGACCACCGAACAGAACCTGCGCCGCCTGGAAAACCGCATCTTTGAACTGCGGGCCTGGAGAAACCGCGCCGCGCTCCCGTTTTCGCTCGACTTTACCTGGAGCGGCGGCAACACAACGCTGAAGGAAGGCGACGCCTGGCCCGCCCGCGAACTTCCGGTGGCGATGAGGGCGGCGGTGGAGGTGCCTGCCGAGTGGCAGGGGCAGCCGGTGGTGCTCGATCTGTCGGTGGGCGGCGAAGCGCTGCTGATGATCGGCGGTGTGGCGCGTGGCGGGCTGAATCCGTATCACAGTGAAGTCTGGGTGGAGGCCGCGCCCGCCGTGCTGGAGGTGCAGATCGAGGCGGTGCCGCGTGGCCTTTTCGGAACGCCCAATTACGCGCCGACCCTGGAACGCGCCCGACTTCTGAACCCCGATCCGCAGGTTCGCAGCCTGGTCGAAGACCTGATGGCCGCCCACGACGCCGCCGCGCAGCTGTGTGCGTCGGGCCGCCGCGAGATCGCGGATCTGCTGGTCGACGCACTCTCGGAGGTGGTCGCCGTGTTGCCGCTGCCACGCGGCGACGGCCCGGCCTTCCGCACACGGGTCTGGGAGGAACCCCGGCTGCGCTCCGAATTCACTGACCGCTGGGATGAATGGAATTTCGGCGGAGAGGCTGCGCCCTACCCCGATGAGCTGCGAACGGCGCTGGCAGAGGCAAAACTCGATCTGGAAGCCCGGCTGGACAGCATCCGCGCCCGCTATCCGGCGCAGGGAGAACTGGCCCTGACCGGACACGCGCATATCGATCTGGCGTGGCTGTGGCCGCTTCAGGAAACCCGCCGCAAAGCCCGCCGCACCTTCGCCACCGTGCTGAGCCTGATGGAGCGTTACCCGGATTTTACCTTCAACCAGTCGTCGGCCCAGACTTACGCCTTTGTCGAGCAGGACGATCCGGCGCTGTTTGAGCGCATTCGTGAGCGCGTAAAGGAGGGCCGCTGGGACGTGGTGGGCGGCATGTGGGTGGAACCCGACGGCAACCTGATCTCGGGCGAATCGTGGGCGCGGCAGCTGCTGTTCGGGCAGCGCTATTTCCAGAGCCGCTTCGGAAAGAGCGCCCGCGTGTGCTGGCTGCCCGACACCTTCGGATATGCCGCCAACCTGCCGCAGCTGCTTCAGGGCGCAGATATTCCGTATTTCTTCACCACCAAGCTGACCTGGAACGAAACCAACACCTTCCCCTACGACCTGTACCGCTGGGAGGCGCTCGACGGCACCTCGGTGGTGGCGCACAGTTTCCGCAATCCGGGGCAGGGCTATAACGGCGAGGTCAAGGCGCTCGACCTGATGCAGACGTGGAAGAACTTCGGCGGCAAGCGGCAGCACAACACTTCGCTGTTCAGTTTCGGCTGGGGCGACGGGGGCGGCGGCCCGACCTACGAGATGCTGGAGCGCTACGAGCGGGTGCGCGACTTTCCCGGCCTGCCGAAACTCGCCATGACGCGGGTGGCCGACTTCTACGACGGGGTGAAGCCGGATACCCTGCCCGTGTGGGTGGGCGAGCAGTATTTCGAGCTGCACCGGGGCACCTACACCACCCAGGCGAAGGTGAAGGAGCTGAACCGCGCTGCCGAACACGCCCTGAGCGACGCCGAAACCGCCGCGACGCTGGCACACCTCCTGCTGAAGCGCGAGTACCCACGCGGCGAATTTGCGGCGGCCTGGGAACAGCTGCTGCGCAACCAGTTTCACGACATCCTGCCCGGATCGAGCGTAAAGGCCGTATACGACGACGCGCACCGCGAACTGGGCGAAGCGAGGGACACCGGACGCTTCCAGCGTGACCGCGCCCTGCAACAGCTCAGCGACGCGCACGGCAGCGGCGAGCGGCTGGTGATCTGGAATCTGAGTTTCGATGATCGCCCGCTGTGGCTGCGGCTGCCGGGGCTGGGCGGCCTGAACCTGAGCGCCCCGGACGGCAGCGACGTACACACCGAAACGGTGGACGGAGCGCTGCTGGTAGCCGGAGCTGCCACCGTGCCTGGGCTGGGCTATCTATGCTTGCAGGTGACGCAGGGAGAGCTGCCGGAAGCGCCCACAGCGCTGACATCCGACCCTCTGACGCTGGAAAATGAGCATCTGCGGGTGGTAGTAAACCCAGACGGCAGCCTGCGTTCGCTGATTCACAAAGCGACGGGGCGCGAAACGCTGGCAGAGGCCGGGAATCAGCTGTGGCTGTATCCGGATGTTCCGCGTGAGTGGGAGGGCTGGGAACTGGACGCCTCGTATCCTCTGGGCGGCGAGCGGCTGTACGCTGCTGCCGTGCCCGAACGCCTGCCCGGCAAGCTGGAACAGGCGATCCGGGTGCGCTACGACACCCAGAAGAGTCAGGCGGTGGGGAGCGAGATCGTGCAGACCTACGTGCTGCACCAAGGCTCGCAGCGGCTGGATATCCGCACCGAGGTGCAGTGGAAGGGTCGCCGCCTGCTGCTCAGAACCCTGACGCCGCTGATGGTGCGGGCGGCCAGCGCCAGTTTTGAGACGGCGTTCGGCACGGTGCAGCGCAGCACGCACACCAACACTTCCTGGGACGCCGCGCAGTTCGAGGTGCCGGGCCACCGCTTCGCGGATCTGAGTGAGGCCGACTTCGGGATGAGCCTGCTGACTCAGAGCAAGTACGGGTACAGCGCCAAGGGCAACGTGCTGGGACTGAGCCTGCTGCGCGGCCCGCTGATGCCCGACCCGACTGCCGACGAGGGCGAACACGCCTTTACCTACGCGCTGTATCCACACGCCGGAGACTGGCGAAACGGCACGCTGCGCGAAGCCCACGACCTGAATGCCCCGCTGCGGGCGTATCACAGCACGGCGGCAGGCAACGGCGAGGCGTCGGCGCGGCTGCTGTCGGCGGGGCACGCGGCGCTGCGCCTGAGCGTTCTGAAGCTCAGCGAGGACGACGACGCGGCAGCGATTCTGCGGGTTTACGACGCCCACGGCACACGCGGCACGGTGAACCCGCAGGGGTTGGGAGCAGGGAAATGGACGCCCGTGAATCTGCTGGAACAGGACGCGCCGGGCAGCGATCTGAGTTTCACACCGTACCGGGTGGTCAGTCTGAAACGCAGGCTGGAAGGTTCTTCGGACTGA